Proteins encoded within one genomic window of Macadamia integrifolia cultivar HAES 741 unplaced genomic scaffold, SCU_Mint_v3 scaffold1310, whole genome shotgun sequence:
- the LOC122063399 gene encoding uncharacterized protein LOC122063399 produces the protein MQKSYTDVRRKHLECGAGDKVFLQISPVKGVMRFGKKGDLNPRFMGLYGILERIGVVAYWIALPPELECTHDVSHASMSRKYIPDPTHILTYKPCELDEDFAYMEFSEKIVDQKEHVLHNCTVSFIKVKWMNHPKQEAS, from the coding sequence ATGCAGAAGAGCTATACAGATGTTAGAAGGAAACATCTAGAGTGTGGTgctggagacaaggtgttcttgcagatctccccagttaaaggagTGATGCGGTTCGGGAAGAAGGGAGATCTTAATCCGAGGTTCATGGGACTATACGGCatactggagaggatcggagTGGTAGCTTATTGGATAGctctaccaccagagttggagtgTACACATGATGTCTCCCATGCATCCATGTCGAGGAAGTACATCCCTGACCCCACTCACATCTTAACTTACAAACcctgtgagttggatgaggattttgcctacaTGGAGTTttcggagaagattgttgatcagaAGGAGCATGTTCTCCACAACTGCACCGTTTCCttcatcaaagtgaaatggatgaaccaccccaaacAGGAAGCATCTTAG